Part of the Microbacterium immunditiarum genome is shown below.
GTCGCGCAACGCCGACGCGACGCGCTCGATCTGCTGTTGCATCTCGCGGTAGGACGTCGTGCGTCCGAAGAACTGGAGGGCCGGGGCATCCGGATAATCGCGGGCCGACGCCTCGACGATGTCGATGAGCGAGCCGGTGACCGGTTCGAGATCCTCGGGCACCCCCTCGGCGTAGCTCGCGATCCAGGGGCGGGGAGGGTCGTACGTCGTCACGCGACCAGACTACGCCCGCGGGAAAAGCGCTGTCGGAGCGCGACCTAGAATGGGCTGGTGTCTGAAATCACCCCCGATCTCGTGCGCCATCTCGGTGTGCTCGCCCGGATCCAGCTGAGCGACGCGGAGGTCGAGCGTCTCACCGGCCAGCTCGACGTCATCGTCGACAACATCGCGAAGGTCTCTCGGGTCGCGACACCCGAGGTGCCGGCCACAAGCCACCCGATCGCCATGAGCAACGTGTTCCGCCCCGACGTCGTGGGCGACATGCTCACCTCCGAGCAGGTGCTGCAGAACGCGCCGGATGCCGCAGACGGCCGCTTCCGCGTGACCGCGATCCTCGGCGAAGAGCAGTAGG
Proteins encoded:
- the gatC gene encoding Asp-tRNA(Asn)/Glu-tRNA(Gln) amidotransferase subunit GatC, which gives rise to MSEITPDLVRHLGVLARIQLSDAEVERLTGQLDVIVDNIAKVSRVATPEVPATSHPIAMSNVFRPDVVGDMLTSEQVLQNAPDAADGRFRVTAILGEEQ